The region AAACTTTGTTTATTCTCTAGGGAAATGATCATTTAGTGTGTGATCCTGCCCTTTCGTAAGTGGCTGTTTATCCGCAAGGTGGAATTAGGCCAATCAAcctaaacaaacaaacaaacaaacaaacaacaacaacaccaCATGTTGAACCTAACCCAGCAATAAAAGGGTTAAGCAAGTTTATGTTGTAACCCTATGGCTTTTTGAAGTCCCAACTTTGTTGATAAGCTATAagtgaaatgagaaaaattaatgaacgaactaatgaagttttcttcttcagtttcTCTTTTCTAAAACTTGACTTTTGTTCTACAGACAAACAGCTACATGCTCTTTACGATATTACAGTGGCATACCCGCATACCTATCCTCAAAATGAACTTGATCTCTTCCGTGGAAAATTTCCTGAAGAAGTACATTTCCACATACAAAGGTAACACATTAAGTTCATGATTGTCTTTATCAAGTCCAACTCAACTCTAAGTTTATTCACTTGAAGCCATGAAAAACTTCCAATGAAATTAATTCCTATCTTAAAGAAACAGGGATGTCAAAATCTTATGTAGAATTTCATGTTGTTAATTGTAGCTAGccacaaaataataaaaaaagaaagaaaattgaaaaaaaaccttgGAACAAAACAGAAATATAATGTGTATGTTTGCCTGGTGCAAGGGTGGCTTGTCAGGAAAACGCCTCCCTTGCTTTGcaaagagaaaagaaggaagtatacaataaataaaataagcaCTGGAACATCACAGTAATGatgagaaataaaatcagtTACGATCGCATCTCTTTATAACGTTTTCTGAAGGGAACTAAAAGtagtatgttgtttctgaaggAACGTTATTTTGGGCAACTCTTAAACGAGAAATGTTCAGCAgggatttgaaaaaatgaactcTGTGAAAATGTTATTTCGAGAAACGTTACAACAAGATTCAACTGTAATAATAGTATTTCAGGAACACTTGCGAGACGTGAGCAGATGAGGAGGGAAGAGGTGGAGGGGGTTGGGGATCCTAAATTTACCGTCAGTACTAACAGTCTTCTATCAATAAAGTAAGCAAGATAACAGATGGTTTTAACCCCTGTGTAATTTCAATTGTAGGTACTCAGAGCAAGATCTCCCTCACGAAGAATCGCAGCAAGTTGAATGGCTTAAAAAAAGATGGATGCAGAAAGAAGAAAGTCTAAATCAATTCTACTCAACCAAACAATTCAAGGACAGTGGTTCTGTCAGCAATAGAGTTCAAACCTTACATAATGCCCTGTACCTCGCATTTTATTTCTGGACCTCAATCCAAGTTGTTGTTCTGTACTTAACTATCTATAGTAGTTTTTTCAGGTGGTATACTGTGTTTTGCATTTTATCTTTTTCTGTGATCTCAGTCTATACAGAAGGCTTTCAGCAACTGCAGGTGAAGTATTTCAACTATCTCTCTCAAAAGATTGGCTGCCTCAAACCGAAAGATACGTAATGGTACTCTCTGTCAAGTGAAAAGATATATATCTATCGTGTTGATACTTGATGAAAATTACCAGGTCTGCAGAACTGCAAAAAACATCGCACAACATGGAAGCCCAACTCAAGATCCATGAGTAAAATTGATGGGTggtcaaaattaggaaaaatcagagaaaaaaaattactacgtCTCAAGTGTCAAGATAAAAACGAGATTTCTTCCGTTTTTTAATCTTGTTATATTTTTCGAGTTTTTACtgctccaaaaataaaaatctcaaaaacttATATTATTCATCCACTACAATTATAACTTTGACGCATACTTTAAAATTGATTGTAGAAACCCCCCTTTTTCAGTAGGTACATTGGTCCGTGGTGAATGAAAAAAGTTAGGAATTTTGGCATTTTGATCTGGGCAAAGCTCgaagttaattttttctctcaagtcAGTCAAAAATGCAGGGTATCACTTCTGTAGTGACATATTCATGGTTTGAGAGACAAACTCGAAAACCATGCATTTCAaccgcaatgtttcaaaatttgtacttaaacttgattttatgGAATGAAGACGGGTCAATTTTGTTGCTTGCATTTGCTGAGTGTGCGGAGACACCTTCCAAAGTTGCATTGAGATCGGGTATTTTGGAATTTAGCCATTCACTTTGAGAGTTTCAACTACAATTTGCAGTAACTGTCGGATGTTTTCATAAGTCAACATTACATAAATGTAGCGAGCCAAACCTTTCTGTAAGTGGCATTATTATTCGTGGACGAAATAAATTACCATCTTACAGTCCAATATTCATCCATCAGTGGCCTGATTCCGTCTCAAAATTCAGAACACTGTCGAGCACTGGCTTCGGCAATCGGCAAtgagttgaaaatattttttccaattttcaactaAATTTGTTTGATGGCAAGCaaacttttgattttaaaatgacaAGAAATGCTATCAAGAATTAACATTCTTTAATGGTCAGTCTGGAGGCTGACATTTTGATTGTTGAAAAATCCACCTATTGGATTAAATTTCATAAGTATGATCGCCAAAATTTGACTCATGCATTCAACATGATTTGTGCATTAAGAATGATTATGTTCAAGAACTTTGTAAAAATGTATCCATGGAGGATTGTGAGGagcaattttgaatttcctcttTTATATGTATACCTACTTACTTTGCACTCATTAGTGTAGAGAAAAGAATTTTGTAGTCGATGTTACAAAATTCTCTGTCATCTATTTCAGTAGGACCCTAAGTATATGGTATTGATAGTGAAACGATGACACTCCTTATCTCCATTCGAAATATTgttaacttttcattttttatctaatCAGTGATATTCCGCGCAGTTTTTCTTTACTAAAATAAAAGCTAATATTCTCATAAAACTGAAGTTAGttttttctcaaagaaatttCTTAAAGCAAACATTTTGGATATCATATCTTAATAATCAAGATGTAGGGCTTAGTTTCAAGGTCGACTTATTATAGAGTGTTTGTTTTTTGTCCAACCTCACTATTATATCTTAGTAGTAGGTGTTCCGCATGATTCTTGATTTGGCTATCAGTTTTTTTAGTGTGATAATTGGTGTTTTTCATTCCTCCTTTTCAAGTGTTGAATCAGGAAATGTTTTTCTGTCGTaattattgattgattttgttttgttaaatttttgttcttatacttttgttttgtttggtcCTATGCCATGTTATTTGTCTTATTGTTTACAAAACTGTTACTTGGGATTCAATTCcattaaaaatcaatgaataaAAGAATGTTACAAAAGATCAACATCCGTTTTTTCTCCCAGGGAGATTTAAAGGTCTTCAGTTCTCCTTTCTATGCGGAACATAATTATTTATCTCTTTCCAAAGGTCTGGATTGAATTAGTGATTCTTAAAAAGACTTAAGCGctagaaatgtaaaaaaaacatcGAGATTAGCCTTCAGTGAGAGCTACCGATGAGCTCTTCTAGTTCAAGGCGTAAAATCAATGGACCGGTTGCACTGGaaacagaatcgtattttggtgcgtgattcttgtagattagctaaaaataagaagatccgtccaaacagcaactttctacctAGAATATTAACTAAGCTATCATCCTTTGAAAATTCAGGTTTTTGTCGTCATTAACCGCAGTAGTGCATCTCATGGTACGTATGCCTATGCATACTACCGCGGAGGATGTcttcaaaaatcgactttttCAAGGCGCTATATCTCGGTAAATATTCTACacaaaaatttgctgttttgacggattttcttatttttagttgatctgcaagaaaaAACCacgaaaacacgattctgtaaccaccgcaactgacccattaactGTTTCTGCTATGCGTTTTCCGTGGATAGCGGAAAGCGacggactcgcggagcttttccgaccggaaaatcggactcagcggatCATTTCCAAGCGAGCTTGCTTGGTTTCGGCCggatcggcgaactttcgattttgaccctaaacatttagtccatgtaaacattgtaacccctgtcgattttcctcgattttggactaaggaaaaaatctcgagatttcagtcgcatcctacgtagttggaggcgtaaAATCGATTCcacacggtcccgactctcggcgaggcttcctgagctgAGAAACAGTCATAAACTGGTAAgtcgagcttttctgaccactttatGACTCTTTCTCTAGAGCGTTTTCAACggctagctcgaagcgaggaactcgcggagcttttccgactgaaaaatgccactcagcgggtcaatttcAAGAGAGCTTACTTGTTgtcggcccgatcggcgaactttcgatttagTCAAGCCGAGAGCCAGTcgaaaactggtcaaaaacgagcttttctgaccacttttttaccctttctctggagcgttttaagcggatagctcgaagcgagggactcgcggagcttttccgactggaaaatcgcactcagcagGTCAAtttcaagcgagcttacttggtccCGAGGCTCGGCGAGGCTTCTTGAGCCGACCTTTTTCGACCGACTATGACCACTCGCACGGTCCAGAGGACTCATAGAGCTGCTTAAACCGAAAATCTGACTCCTCCGGTCATATTTTATAGGACTAACTTGGTTTAAGCTAGATTGTAGATTTTCCCACCTTGaccccaaattttcagtcaatgTAGAGGTATACCTAAGCAGTATCAAACCACCAAAAAccaaatttgcgattttttggtGCTTGAGTCTATTTAGTCCCTCTTGTATCATCTGAAGttataaaaatttaggagaaactTCTACTCTGATGgtaaggaaaggaaaggaaagagaagagatctgaacgattttttttatttacagtcTTGTTTGGCGTCTACAGAGAACTAATTATCTCTTTCTCACTTATTGATAGATCCTATACTTACATATTTAATGAGcacataaaaacaaaacaaaaaaatattgaaaaaaaaaaaaaacacaatacaAAATGAAAGGTGTAACAAAACGACAGCACACACGATATAGTAGAATTGGTGCTGGTTAAGTTTCGTTATTTTTAGATATGTTGTTCCAGATCATCGGAACAAAATAAAAGTTGGAAATGACCTCTCCACACGCCATTTCTTTGCAAATTTgaactgaaaagtgaatttttgagCTCTTTGACTCAGTGTACGGATATCTCAACACCCCTCCGACATAAGGGCAAATCTTCATTTTGGGATGAGCCATACCTATATATGTCTGTACTCTCAAAGGCTCACGACAAAaaagagttaagttcttgcatTAGAGGAACTACAATAGGTGGCAAAGATGATGGATCTATCATTTCACTGCctgccaattggacgtatttctgccaaacggaactatatgtattaagacatgagccctaagacccacataaatatatgcatgacagggctcacgtcataatgcacatagtaccgtttgacagaaatacgtccaattgcttAATAATGTCATAACAATATTGTCAAGAGTGAAATTCAAAGAATCTGACTGTGGAGTAACAAACACTTCTTCAAGAGCAAATAAAAGactaattcattaaaaaattattattacagCAGTTTCTTATAGAATTATGCTTTTTAAAAAGACAAATATATTGTCTAATTCATGGTTGGGAACACATTACAAATGCTACCTTATATTCGTCAAAAAATGTCTCTttagcaattcggcaacaattAGGAAGAGTTCCTATTCTTCCTTTGACAGTTAACACAAACAAAGTCAACAGaaaaaactttctttttctattttttcctcaATATAATGAGATGTATTTGAAATTAATCAAaccatttaatttgaaattaatcaaaccatttcatttgaaattactgaaattagaCAGTTCTCATCTTCACGGTACCGTAATCTAAACTCAATACTTTTGGGACACAACACTTACATGTGATAGAAATGGAATTGCCTCGGTGCCTGATCTgtattcattttgaaacttgaaattacACCTCCAGAGGAATTGggaagtaatttttttactttttaaaaacacttttttggTGATGAGTGTAGAGTTTCACAAAATATAAGTTTGCAGGACGGAACGACTACTTTTACATCCTGATTTCACTGGAAATGTAACTTCAAGTTATGAAATACTTAGGCATTAAAGAGAGAACTGATATGCACCTCTAAGCGAACTTAATTTCTAGCCTAATTCTAAGTGCAAAATGCAAATCCCATATCAACTCGAACATGTTGATACACTTCCTTATTTTGAATGATCAACTCAGTTGAAGTGTTAACACTTCAGGACCTAAAtagtattgaaattttcagaatgaaGCTATGAAGTTCGTCACACTTAAAATAAATGAAGTTTTTACCTTTGTAACTTTCCCGAATGATTGaaatgctgtttttttttttataaattagtGATGTAACAACATTGGTAGATCAGATCATTGGtttaatttcatgaattttgcaGCATTGTAAAATTATCATACAAAAAATACCTGTTGATGTTGAAAAACTACTAATTGGGttcaaaatgaataaattttaagcaaattttGTTGTGTGACAGAGAATTAACCAGTTCATAAAATAACGGGTAACAGaatcatgagaaaaaaagagcTTATGGAGTACATGATGCAACCCAGTAACGCCCAGCAACTGGGTTAACTCATTACGACAGCAATGCGAGTATATTACAGTAAAGGGGTATCAAAATACACCTTTGCTGAAATATACTTCTTAAAgagggaaatttaaaaatgcgtttttttttttttggcttgtagAATAAAGGgtgaattttagactttacGATTGCGCTGATCATGATTTTGGAGCTAATATTTGTCAGAACAGACTCTTACTTATGCTCTAGCTGAAATTAGCGACAGATTCGTTGCGGCTATTAACTTGTACGTTGGAAGTAAATTTTTTCCACTGGTTGCAAATCAACAAAAAACCTTCACATGATGAAtgtagatagaaaaaaaaaacaaatatatttaAAGCTGAACCAATTTTTAAGTAGTATAACTATACATACTTGACATCAATAATATGATGGATCCCAGAATATGAGACGTTACTTTGGGTATCTGTAAAATTAAACGATCACAGTCTTGCTATGGGTTTCTGCCCTTggtacttaaaaaaattcacagtgCTATTACAGTTCCTAAGGGGGAAAGATTTCATTTAATAAACTAATCTAGATTTCCGAATGGAGAAATCCTTATAAGTGGGTAGGTGTCTTATGCTTAGGTTTTCCAGTGACAAAATGAGACCAATTCTGGTAGTTCAATGTGTGATGGTacagttcaaaatttaaataaagaTATCATAAAACAAAATCAGTTCAAGTATATTAACTAATGGCAAATCAACAATTTCTatctaaacaaaaaaaaaataaatgagcaaATACAGAACTTAAAAGGAAGAACAACAACCTAACAAACAAATTGAGCTGACTCCGTGGCAgggaaatggagaaaaaattaatctatGCATGCAGTCTTTCAATGTGCCTGATAGGGAGCAAAAAGGTCGACATAGTGGCCACCTTGGTTaatcaaaactgaaaaaccaTGATGAGTTGTGAAGAGATATTAAAAAGTTTTGGGGACAAATCCTCCAGCAACATGATAACTTTATAGGCTATTAAGATAAAGAGAGGAATCAGGAGACAGTTTCGGGtacaattggaccacatttagtagaaaggaaccagaccacatcagcaattgccaaatttaatggagcgatttaattttttactagagaacgtttgtgcagattcctatgaaaattttacggaatttccttcgtactatgcaaaaaGTTCACTGAGATTTGctcaaaaatccacacaaccgttttcatgtaaaaaactaaattgcccaattaaatttggcaataggtgatgtggcttggttcttttctgctgaacACGGTCCAATTATCAAAGCTACTTCCCGGTGGTCAAAGCCTTGCCAAGAGCCAATGATTTATTACTGACTCAGTTTTTCAAAGGTAACTTCACCAAAATGATCCcaattttaaatataattattcTTAATTCGTTAATTTCTCACTGCTGGAATAAAAGCTCAACATAACCTACGTTTTTGAGTTGTTGTCCCCTTTAGACCCAAGAGTTCAGTATAGACTAGCATACAGAATGAAACTGATAAGAAAAGCTCAATCAAGAAGTATGTATTACTTTTATAATGATTGAAAGTGACAATCACCCAAATGTTCTCACTGCAGCAATTTACGACTGATATTTTAAGCGCTTTGGTTCCGCATGGATCCATAGCATTTCTTGTGAGCAAGTATTAGCCTCTAAATGGATACATCTCTCCTAATCGTCTCCAAGATTTTTGGTAGAACACTGTTGGTTTGGTGTTTGTTTTTACCTACATAtttgtttgttaatttttttttttttttttttggggtacatttttggtaatttttacaTAATGTTTTTCTCAAAGGGaacaaatcacaaaaattttcaaaatatgacatttagtaatttttgatgaggaaactgaagtatgacaggaggtctgcaatgCTACAAACTGAGACACGCACAtcagcagtttcaccatcaatggagcatttgcaggtgtctaaaattttgtaaatttcatgtttaataTGAAACTGTTAAGAAAACTGAGCacaaggatatccttggtttctaaattagACAGTTCTTAGAGAAAATATGGCAGAATAACctgatttgccaaaatacatgtgtttaaatggaaaatgctgccagatgacatcacaaggcggcacattttctcacttttaaatcaatttttctccgagttcccatttcagaaaaaaattatgaaaaatactgcaaacttaGCCTGTTAAGCACTCTcaaatgaaacaataaaatttttgtgtgcaaattctccatttgtgTAGTTTCCTCAAATaagttctttttttatgtttatgttttttatatatataaaaaaaaagagggggaaaaattagatgacTGAAATACAAAcgtaaattgaatcagtgacaAGATTTGGATCCGGGAGTCCTAAAATCGAGCTACATatttaacctatggaaataaaATGCAGTGCTATTTTTAATGTTACTCCCTTGATCCATACTTACACCTGCAGACCACTGACCTTGCTGCATGTGACTTCTAGAGAAGAGAGGATGGCCGAATGGAGAATTATGATGTGAAACTACGAATTCCTTAACATCCATGACCTCCAGATCAACTTCCAATGGGTTTGTTACTTTCAAGATTTAGCTTCCACAATTGCAAATATGGTCCGAGATATCACGGCTATCATCAAAAATCTCACTGAGCTAGTCCAGAGACCCTGTtggaaaatacaaattttagtgTGAACGCTTCATTTTTAGAATAGATAGGTAATTAGAATACCAAAGGAGAGGTGATCTtatgttttctcatttttttttttacagctttCGAATTTTTTGTTTGCCAGAGAcacatttggactgagttaagcagaaaggaaccaacccacattttggaaaaaattgagttatgagtggttttgaacttagccactgctctactatttatcgccgaaaattcaaagtttttgttggagcaaattttgcagaaattgaacttgaagtttatcttttacattgagtcttatgcaggagccaaactttaaacctctttatctcgtttcgatcccgatgtggcttggttcctttctgtttaactccgatCATTTGTGCTTCATTTCATTGTGTTTCTTTATCAGAATTAACATCAATTATTTGGCTTTCAAAGACTGATTGAAAGCTGGTATAGATGATAAATACTCACGTAAAAAGGAATGTTTTTGTAAACCGCAGGAGGGTTTTAAACCCACACACCATGAGGGTTCTTACTCGTAGGGACAGCGTTTTCAAGCTGACGCGGAGATCCAATCATTCTTCTAATGCTCCCCGGTTTGTGAGGACCTAAAAAATGATAACGAAGTTTCATTACgattattcgttttttttttcttaggggaaaaaaacaagaatttttgaaaatttttgaaaaatattaatccCCAGCAcagaaaaattgataataatCGATTTACTATCACGCTTGCCGATGAGCAttaaagaattttgaaaactagGTGAAACTGATTCATTTGCTGGTTTGAAGATAAAAGGTCAAAGATAGTCTTAAAATCTGGACCTTGCAAAGATTTTGAGACTGTCGTGAATAAGGTGAGAATTGAAAGCTGCTACCCTTGAAATGAccaggaaaattttgtgctgatCATAataatggaggaaaaaatgtttaagcAAGCGTGGGGCCAAAGCATTTTATGATATGTTTGCGCCAATTCTGAATAAACATGGTGTATACTTGTTCTCAAAATAGACCAACTCAGTTGTTTTGGGGCAGCCTTTACAGTATACTTGTAACATGCTAAAAGCATCAAAAGCTTGCTATCAGGTGAGggcttcaaaatttgaatgatgGTTACTATTTATAACCAGAACAACGAGAGTCAAGACAGGAATCTGGAGCTAATTTTATATTAACTTGGAATAATTGCTAAGTAAAATCATGCTATCGGAGATAAAAAGATTTACCAAGACAAAAGGTAGATCCTTCACGAAATGCACAAAGCAAAAAAGAACAATATATATAGTGACATTTAGGGTAAGAAACATAAATCCGTGTATACTTATAGCTAGGTGTAAATTGTATATTACTAAAAGTACATCGCTAAAAAGAAGTATGTTCCATCGTTTGCTAGAAACAAGGTTCATTTGGTGGAGAAAAATTTCAGATGTGAATTCCAGATCACTACTTGAGTGACAAGCTTTTGCCCAgctttatcgatcatttttctacttttataTTTTACAATATGAACTTTAGAAAATTAACAAGGATAATTTTTTAACAGCATCTGAATAGTTTTGACAACGGTGCAGACTGGATACAGACACTCTCAGTGTTTGCCAACGGATCGAAACGAACACCGAAGTCTGTAGggctttgaaaatctgaccaaatgAGAAAATGAGGAGAGGACGGTCTGCATATTCGTTTTCAACAAATCTCAAGGGAAACTTACCTTCAAGGAGCAGCTTTAATTCCTCAGCTGGAGCTACTGCTAAACTTTGGAGATTTGCTTCTTTCATATCATTGACTAATTTTTCTACttgtctttttttctcaatcatAGCTGCTTCAAGCGAGGCAACCTGTGAGCAATGCACATAGAAACGTCAAACAGGCATCTTTATCcggatgaaatttttaacaaaaacacTACTcactaaaattattttgaccGATTTTTTGGCTGAAATAGAGCCAAACTTGGCCAAACTTTGGAATTTGGATGGCATACATGACACAAACTGTCATTTTCACTGTCAAAAGCTGACTTTAACTTGCGTATGGATGAAATGGTGTTAAGGAAATAGGAGGGGAGAAATGAGAGGAATCCCTGGAAAAAGAGTAAAACATTTTGGTTCGGGCAATTTCCAGTTCCTAAAACGGGAAGTGCAACGCTCATACTTTTTTTAGCGGGACAAATCGATGACAAGCTCAGAGGCAGGTTGTTACATGCAAATAGAGTTCTGGCACAGCTGATAGTGGCAATGGCAATTGGTATCAAAATGTTATTTCTACAGGAAACCATCACAAGGAGGAAGTCATCTTCCTTAGGGAGATCATCTTCCATCAAGGAATTGAATTATTATATATTTaggaataaaattgagaaaaaaacagtATTGGGTATGGTAATTCATGACAGCGTTTTCAGAGGGAGCATACACAATAATAAAACCTTTTGAAGAATTCTCACATATAAAATAAACCTTTACAGTAAAAACTTTTAGCACTTTCATCGAAAGAGCTAGTTTTTGCCTCATAAACGGTAGCTAATATTTGGCCAAAAGAGGCGGGACTTGCCCGAGTAGTACTCTTTCCTTTACAAGAATTTATAACATGgtacctacactgccgtgctaagagagaacgccgtatgagccatcagacgttgccaaatttccttcgatggataccgaatttgcagggaaaattgtgaatatttttttccaaaattttcagacaatttcgtatgcaatttaaactaaaatatctgaaaatttcaaagaaaaatatgcatgaatgtcgtcaataatacatgtttcatgaagggaaatttggcaactctcgaatgttcatacggcgttcttccttagcacggctgtacaGTAGGGCTGTGAgaatagtgaattttccgaccgaagcgaatagcgaataatttaagtcaattattcaGAGCTACGAATGGTAGAACAAATCATTTGAAATGACTTgtaaaaatcatgtaaaaattcgcaaatattacaaaagtcgacaaaaaaagtgtgattaatttttttaagaattttccatttgctcatacacctgcacagaaaacaatgaaatgctaGATAATTAATTGAGTAATTGACTATCAATAATTAACTTCACATAGATATTATCTCACACCCTCTTTCCGTCTTGAATACTTACTTAACTTTCAATGTGTGGTACTCTTGGAGCAACCAAGATACGCGGGCCAATCGCAATCGCGCTTACTGTTCATAAACTCGGAAAACTCGGTAAAGATCAAAGGAGACCTGCCGTTCGCGATGTCTCAGATGGAAGGGGAAGGCCAGGGTCCTTGCACAGGTCCTCGCAACGTTTTACAGTTGCCACTCGGAAATTCGTTAATTTTGATGgtgcgaatatttgaaaatgtcagttcaaaaattcactattcacAACGGCACGattattcgcaatttgcgaATAGTGCGCGAGGCAGACGAAGCAAATATTCGTCGAATATTCGCGGCGCGAACAGTCGGAATTGcgaatattcgcacagccctaccGTACAGCCAAGATGAAAGAAcatgaaaaaactgaatttaagaAGCATTACCTCTCGATGAAGGCTATCTCCACATTGGGCAGCCATTTCAGTATCTTGCTTAACTTGTTCAACTTCTTGTTGAAGTCTTTCAACTTCCGCTAATATAGAGCGCTCTAAGTGCTGTTTCTCTTCTGTTTCACGCGCCAACAGCCTTTGCTCCATCTGAACTTCTTCCATCAACAGTCTGTAAAGTAAATTTCATGAATGAATGGAATGATGCAGAATCCCTAGCCAGACTAGGTCGGTAgattattaaaatttcataCTTGCCAGGGATCACAATAACGCTGAAGTGCAGTAGAACAGCATTATCGATCAGTTTATTTACATCATTCCCTGagagtttttcaacttttcttcatTCATCCCATTTCCAGTATAGCTGCTGAACAAACTGCCCAACCTACTCCAATTTTAAAatggacctcaaaattttcagttgccTTTTCGAAAGTGATAATTGTTTGAAAACTTTATTCCAACAATtgtaaaaacttgtaaaatacAGGATAATTTCTCATCTCCTGCACGAAGGAACACATCTCGATAGCACTGTTTCAGTATGTacaacttacattttatttgcTTTAGGAAAAACGTCACACAAATCTGCCCGAAacttccattaatttttctcaacGATATAAAACTGTAGGTTGGTGGTGGCCTACAAAAAACGTAGCACACATGGAGCGGTCGTTCAATAGGCGGATGGGGAGTGGAACTGTCCAATTGCTATTCTCGTCATAACCCCAATTATATGGGAACTTACaagagtttttacaaaaaatgatttagcattgaaatttttatcgtaAACTCACTTGAAGAAT is a window of Bemisia tabaci unplaced genomic scaffold, PGI_BMITA_v3 DNA encoding:
- the LOC140225967 gene encoding lysocardiolipin acyltransferase 1-like (The sequence of the model RefSeq protein was modified relative to this genomic sequence to represent the inferred CDS: added 250 bases not found in genome assembly), translated to MAGYLFIHRDWAKDQKVLAEHLDYYRSIGNTFQLLLFPEGTDLTPKTIERSNKFADDHNLPHLTKVLHPKTTGFTFLVNKMRQNKQLHALYDITVAYPHTYPQNELDLFRGKFPEEVHFHIQRYSEQDLPHEESQQVEWLKKRWMQKEESLNQFYSTKQFKDSGSVSNRVQTLHNALYLAFYFWTSIQVVVLYLTIYSSFFRWYTVFCILSFSVISVYTEGFQQLQVKYFNYLSQKIGCLKPKDT